In one Thermithiobacillus plumbiphilus genomic region, the following are encoded:
- a CDS encoding ABC transporter ATP-binding protein, translated as MTDFAGKHVLEVRDLHFERGKRSILSGMNIRVPPGQIIAILGGSGTGKTTLLQLMGGQLQPSRGEVLVDGTSLRGMSTSSLYGIRKRMGMLFQHSALLTDLSVYENVAFPLRRHTRLPASFIRSLVMLKLEAVGLRGARDLMPAELSGGMARRVALARAVVMDPMLIFYDEPFTGLDPISLGVVVTLIKQLNEALGASSVLVSHDVAETLGIADYAYVLAGGRVIGEGTPAQLQQSDSPLIRQFLRGDPDGPVPFHYPASRSYEQELLEGVRAR; from the coding sequence ATGACCGATTTCGCCGGCAAGCATGTTCTGGAGGTCCGCGACCTGCATTTTGAGCGGGGAAAGCGGTCCATCCTCTCTGGCATGAACATCCGTGTGCCGCCAGGCCAGATCATCGCCATCCTCGGGGGCAGCGGCACGGGCAAGACCACGCTGCTGCAACTCATGGGTGGCCAACTGCAGCCTTCGCGCGGCGAGGTCCTGGTGGATGGCACGTCCCTGCGCGGCATGTCCACATCCAGCCTGTATGGGATTCGCAAGCGCATGGGCATGCTGTTTCAGCATAGTGCCTTGCTGACCGACCTGTCGGTATATGAAAATGTGGCCTTTCCGCTGCGCCGCCATACCCGCCTGCCGGCATCCTTCATTCGCAGTCTGGTGATGCTGAAGCTGGAGGCGGTGGGCCTGCGTGGCGCCCGGGACCTGATGCCGGCAGAGCTCTCCGGTGGCATGGCCCGCCGGGTGGCGCTGGCGCGGGCCGTGGTCATGGATCCCATGCTGATCTTCTATGACGAGCCCTTCACGGGCCTGGACCCCATCAGCCTTGGCGTGGTCGTGACCTTGATCAAACAGCTCAATGAGGCCCTGGGCGCCAGTTCGGTGCTGGTCAGCCACGACGTCGCCGAAACCCTGGGCATTGCCGATTATGCTTACGTGCTTGCTGGTGGGCGCGTGATTGGCGAGGGCACGCCGGCGCAATTGCAGCAGAGCGATTCGCCCCTGATCAGGCAGTTTCTCCGGGGCGACCCGGATGGCCCGGTGCCCTTTCACTATCCGGCCAGCCGGAGCTATGAGCAGGAGCTTCTGGAGGGTGTTCGTGCACGCTAA
- the pmbA gene encoding metalloprotease PmbA, producing MTSTVSQHRHDVLQDLVAQILDEAKRQGASQAEASVSEGKGLSVTVRLGEVETIEYHRDKGLGVTVYFGQAKGHASTSDFSEQAIRETVRAAATIARHTAADPFSGLADPALLARDIPDLDLYHPWDIDSDAAVELAKRCEETARSADPRICNSEGATLGTGEGLSVYANSHGFLGAYQSSRHSLSCSVLAQDSHGNMQRDYWYDVSRKAGNLPSPESIGRIAAERTLRRLDARKLSTRKAPVLFENQVASSLLSHFASAISGSNLYRRTSFLIDALGQRIFSPEIRIYEEPYRKMGLGSAPFDGEGVATHNRDLVSRGELQGYLLDSYSARKLGMTSTGNAGGAHNLTLEPGQQDLAALLRTMNTGLFVTELIGFGVNNVTGDYSRGAAGFWVENGEIQFPVEEITIAGNLKEMYGQIAAVGSDMLIHGNTGCPSILIENMTIAGA from the coding sequence ATGACCAGCACCGTCTCCCAACACCGACATGATGTTCTGCAAGATCTCGTGGCCCAGATTCTGGACGAAGCCAAGCGCCAGGGCGCCAGCCAGGCCGAAGCCTCGGTGAGCGAGGGCAAGGGCCTTTCCGTCACGGTGCGCCTCGGCGAGGTGGAAACCATCGAATATCATCGCGACAAGGGGCTGGGGGTCACGGTGTACTTCGGGCAGGCCAAGGGCCATGCCTCCACTTCCGACTTCTCGGAACAGGCCATTCGCGAGACGGTGCGCGCCGCCGCCACCATCGCCCGCCACACCGCCGCCGATCCCTTTTCCGGGCTGGCCGACCCCGCCCTGCTGGCCCGCGACATCCCGGACCTCGACCTGTACCACCCCTGGGATATCGACAGCGATGCCGCGGTCGAGCTCGCAAAGCGCTGCGAGGAGACGGCGCGCAGCGCGGATCCGCGCATCTGCAACTCCGAAGGCGCGACACTGGGCACCGGCGAAGGCCTCTCGGTCTACGCCAACAGTCACGGCTTTCTCGGCGCCTATCAGTCCTCGCGCCACAGCCTGTCCTGCTCGGTGCTGGCCCAGGACAGCCATGGCAACATGCAGCGCGACTACTGGTACGATGTCAGCCGCAAGGCCGGGAATCTGCCATCCCCGGAAAGCATCGGCAGGATCGCCGCGGAAAGAACCCTGCGCCGGCTCGATGCCCGCAAGCTCAGCACGCGCAAGGCGCCGGTGCTGTTCGAAAACCAGGTGGCCTCCAGCCTGCTCAGCCATTTCGCCAGCGCCATCAGCGGCAGCAATCTCTATCGCCGCACCAGCTTCCTGATCGATGCACTGGGCCAGCGGATCTTTTCGCCCGAGATTCGCATCTACGAGGAGCCCTACCGCAAGATGGGCCTGGGCAGCGCGCCTTTCGATGGCGAGGGCGTGGCCACGCACAATCGCGACCTGGTAAGCAGGGGCGAGCTGCAGGGATATCTTTTGGACAGCTATAGCGCGCGCAAGCTGGGCATGACCAGCACCGGCAATGCCGGGGGCGCCCACAACCTGACCCTCGAGCCCGGCCAGCAGGACCTTGCCGCGCTCTTGCGCACGATGAATACCGGCCTGTTCGTGACCGAACTCATCGGCTTTGGCGTGAACAACGTCACGGGCGATTACTCGCGCGGCGCTGCCGGTTTCTGGGTGGAAAATGGCGAAATACAGTTTCCGGTGGAAGAGATCACGATTGCCGGCAACCTGAAGGAGATGTATGGCCAGATAGCAGCCGTGGGATCGGACATGCTGATCCACGGCAACACCGGCTGCCCATCCATCCTGATCGAGAACATGACCATCGCCGGCGCCTGA
- the lnt gene encoding apolipoprotein N-acyltransferase encodes MNPERSLSPAYPAWAFPRPVSVWSAFMALLLGLAWPLGFAPFNLSALPLLILAALFALLARQGPKAAFAHTYLFALAAFGAGLYWISHTLHAFGGMSWPVAILLMLLLSAYLALFPAIALGLARRVFPERGPLLLIALPAFWVLGEWLRGHLFTGFPWLTLGYSQATAPLGGLAPWLGTYGISLVAAWMAGLLAWSWAQETRRAIWLVGFPVVMGVMLASHLLGQVSFSRPAGQPTKVYLLQGNIPQAVKWSPEQVEPTIKRYVDLLLSTPPGTQLVVMPESAIPLFRDEVPTLLQAFSRWALNHDAEIVLGIDERVARGQVVDYYNSAIALDGRRVTAYRKRHLVPFGEYLPLRPLISRFASQLVPGEGDFSSGQQIGVLPVGSSAAGISICYEAAFADEIRSDVVGGARFLLNISNDDWFGNTVAPYQHLQMGQMRARESERFLARATNTGITVIVGPDGQIQARLPQFKPGALTGVIQGRSGLTPYARHGDGPVFLAAALLIAFALLWQMRARRRLPVQAVPGM; translated from the coding sequence ATGAACCCTGAGCGGAGCCTGAGCCCGGCCTACCCGGCCTGGGCCTTTCCCCGCCCGGTCAGTGTCTGGTCTGCATTCATGGCCCTGCTGCTCGGCCTGGCCTGGCCGCTGGGCTTTGCGCCTTTCAACCTGTCCGCGCTGCCACTCCTGATCCTGGCGGCGCTGTTCGCGTTGCTGGCCCGGCAAGGGCCCAAGGCTGCGTTTGCGCACACTTACCTGTTCGCGCTGGCGGCCTTTGGCGCGGGCCTGTACTGGATTTCCCATACCCTGCACGCCTTCGGTGGCATGAGCTGGCCTGTGGCCATTCTGCTCATGCTGCTGCTCTCGGCCTATCTGGCGCTCTTCCCGGCCATCGCGCTCGGCCTGGCCCGGCGCGTGTTCCCGGAACGCGGGCCCTTGCTGCTCATCGCCCTGCCGGCTTTCTGGGTGCTCGGGGAATGGCTGCGGGGGCATCTTTTCACGGGCTTTCCCTGGCTGACGCTCGGTTACAGCCAGGCGACCGCGCCACTCGGGGGCCTGGCCCCCTGGCTGGGCACCTACGGCATCAGTCTCGTCGCGGCGTGGATGGCGGGTCTGCTGGCCTGGAGCTGGGCGCAGGAAACCCGCCGGGCCATCTGGCTGGTCGGTTTTCCCGTGGTGATGGGCGTCATGCTGGCCAGCCATCTCCTGGGACAGGTGAGCTTCTCGCGCCCGGCAGGGCAGCCGACCAAGGTGTATCTCCTGCAGGGCAATATCCCGCAGGCCGTCAAATGGTCGCCCGAGCAGGTCGAGCCGACCATCAAGCGCTATGTCGATCTGCTGCTGTCGACGCCGCCGGGCACGCAACTGGTGGTGATGCCGGAATCCGCCATTCCCCTGTTCCGGGATGAGGTCCCAACCCTGCTGCAGGCGTTTTCGCGCTGGGCGCTCAATCACGATGCCGAGATCGTGCTGGGCATCGATGAACGGGTCGCGCGCGGGCAGGTGGTGGATTACTACAACAGTGCGATCGCGCTGGATGGCCGGCGAGTCACGGCTTACCGAAAGCGCCACCTGGTGCCCTTTGGGGAGTATCTGCCGCTGCGCCCGCTGATCAGCCGCTTTGCCAGCCAGTTGGTACCTGGCGAGGGGGATTTCTCCAGCGGCCAGCAGATCGGTGTTCTGCCGGTCGGCAGCTCGGCCGCGGGTATTTCCATCTGCTATGAGGCGGCTTTTGCCGATGAGATCCGCAGTGATGTGGTGGGCGGCGCGCGTTTCCTGCTGAACATCAGCAATGACGACTGGTTTGGCAATACCGTTGCCCCTTACCAGCACCTGCAGATGGGCCAGATGCGGGCGCGCGAGAGCGAGCGCTTCCTGGCCCGCGCCACCAACACGGGCATTACCGTGATCGTCGGGCCCGATGGGCAGATCCAGGCCCGTTTGCCCCAGTTCAAGCCGGGGGCGCTGACGGGCGTCATCCAGGGGCGGTCGGGGCTGACGCCCTATGCCCGCCATGGCGACGGGCCCGTGTTTCTGGCTGCTGCTCTCCTGATCGCTTTCGCCCTGCTCTGGCAGATGCGCGCCCGGCGGCGCCTGCCTGTTCAGGCTGTGCCGGGCATGTGA
- a CDS encoding HlyC/CorC family transporter: protein MSEDRSPDGDTRPRSWWVRFTQSLRGNLEDQEDVLALLREANDRQLIDTDALRMIEGVFRVGDSQVRDVMVPRAQMEVVEISAPIEEIIRHVVEVGHSRFPVIGDGRDDIRGILLAKDLLRACQANGPRELRVSSLLRPVTFIPESKHLDLLLEEFRTNRNHMAIVVDEYGGTAGLVTIEDVLEIIVGDIEDEYDIDEDVMMLPRDNGEFIVNALIPLEDFNESLGISLDGEGVDTLGGYVAMKMGRLPRAGDRFQLDGGLELQVTRADRRRVYTFRLSRQDHQQDLPVAVPSRAGAHEP from the coding sequence ATGAGTGAAGACCGAAGTCCGGACGGGGATACCCGTCCCCGATCCTGGTGGGTGCGTTTCACCCAGTCCCTGCGTGGGAATCTGGAAGATCAGGAAGATGTGCTGGCATTGTTGCGCGAAGCCAATGACCGGCAGTTGATCGATACTGATGCCCTGCGCATGATTGAAGGCGTGTTTCGCGTGGGGGATTCGCAGGTACGCGATGTCATGGTCCCCCGCGCGCAGATGGAAGTGGTGGAGATTTCCGCGCCGATCGAGGAAATCATCCGCCATGTCGTGGAGGTGGGCCATTCCCGTTTCCCGGTCATCGGCGATGGCCGCGACGACATCCGCGGCATCCTGCTGGCCAAGGATCTGCTGCGCGCCTGCCAGGCCAATGGCCCCCGCGAGTTGCGCGTCAGCAGCCTGCTGCGTCCTGTTACCTTCATCCCCGAGAGCAAGCATCTCGACCTCCTGCTCGAGGAATTCCGCACCAATCGCAATCACATGGCCATCGTCGTGGACGAATACGGCGGCACCGCCGGGCTCGTCACCATCGAGGACGTGCTGGAAATCATCGTCGGTGATATCGAGGACGAGTACGATATCGACGAGGATGTCATGATGCTGCCCCGCGACAACGGCGAGTTCATCGTCAATGCCCTGATTCCGCTGGAAGATTTCAATGAGTCCCTGGGCATCAGTCTCGATGGTGAGGGCGTGGATACCCTCGGCGGCTATGTGGCCATGAAGATGGGTCGTCTGCCACGAGCCGGGGACCGCTTCCAGCTCGATGGCGGCCTGGAGCTGCAGGTGACACGCGCCGACCGGCGCCGGGTATATACCTTCCGCCTGTCCCGCCAGGATCATCAGCAGGATTTGCCTGTGGCTGTGCCGTCACGCGCTGGGGCGCATGAACCCTGA
- the ybeY gene encoding rRNA maturation RNase YbeY, with protein sequence MTAPEDLKTRLVLHWMVDEDVDATGLPARVWSRQVILDALRAPSSRIEPGKILEMSVRLVGDETIQALNRDYRHKDRATNVLSFPADPLPDALGRKRDYLGDLALALPYVRREAEAQGKPLRDHWAHLLTHGTLHLLGYDHIEEADAALMEGLERRILADRGVADPYFEMETHE encoded by the coding sequence ATGACGGCGCCTGAAGACCTGAAAACGCGGCTGGTGCTGCACTGGATGGTGGATGAAGATGTGGACGCTACCGGCCTGCCAGCGCGTGTCTGGTCCCGTCAGGTGATCCTTGATGCCTTGCGCGCGCCATCCTCCCGTATCGAGCCGGGCAAAATCCTGGAAATGTCGGTGCGCCTGGTTGGCGACGAGACGATCCAGGCGCTGAACCGGGACTACCGGCATAAGGACAGGGCCACCAATGTGCTATCCTTTCCCGCAGATCCGCTGCCCGATGCGCTTGGGCGCAAGCGCGATTATCTCGGTGATCTCGCGCTGGCGCTTCCCTATGTGCGCCGGGAGGCGGAAGCCCAGGGCAAGCCGCTCCGCGATCACTGGGCCCATCTTTTGACGCATGGCACCCTGCATCTCCTTGGATATGATCATATCGAGGAAGCCGATGCCGCGCTCATGGAAGGGCTGGAGCGCCGAATTCTGGCCGACCGGGGTGTGGCCGACCCCTATTTTGAGATGGAAACACATGAGTGA
- a CDS encoding PhoH family protein, with protein sequence MSNILTELEYTPERASSPMLANMAGELDTHIKQIETRLGVVILARGSHFHISGPQIAVEEAGRVLGMLYGFARDNRRITPKMVHHAIQEVQVEGTQEDVPQEGPRVQTRKGSVQGRGPRQRLYLDAILANDLTFGIGPAGTGKTYLAVAAAVDHLSRDAVRRIILVRPAVEAGERLGFLPGGLEEKVDPYLRPLYDALYEMLGFDKVAKLMERQVIEVAPLAFMRGRTLNDSFIILDEAQNTTPEQMKMFLTRIGFGSKAVVTGDVTQVDLPRGQLSGLAQAVEVLKDVQSAEFVFFQNADVVRHPLVARVVQAYQRYDERTNDGA encoded by the coding sequence TTGTCAAACATACTGACTGAGCTCGAATATACCCCCGAACGTGCAAGCAGTCCGATGCTGGCCAACATGGCCGGTGAGCTGGATACGCACATCAAACAGATCGAAACCCGCCTGGGCGTGGTCATTCTGGCCCGTGGCAGCCATTTTCACATCAGCGGTCCGCAAATCGCGGTCGAGGAGGCCGGACGCGTGCTTGGCATGTTGTACGGGTTTGCGCGCGACAACCGGCGTATCACGCCCAAGATGGTCCATCACGCCATTCAGGAGGTGCAGGTGGAAGGAACCCAGGAGGACGTGCCCCAGGAAGGACCACGGGTGCAGACCCGCAAGGGCAGTGTGCAGGGGCGGGGGCCACGCCAGCGGCTCTATCTGGATGCCATTCTCGCCAACGACCTGACCTTTGGCATTGGGCCGGCTGGCACCGGCAAGACCTATCTCGCCGTGGCAGCGGCGGTGGATCACCTGAGCCGCGATGCCGTCCGGCGCATCATCCTGGTGCGCCCGGCGGTGGAGGCGGGCGAGCGCCTGGGCTTCCTGCCCGGCGGCCTGGAGGAGAAGGTCGATCCCTATCTGCGCCCGCTTTATGATGCACTCTACGAGATGCTTGGCTTTGACAAGGTCGCCAAGCTCATGGAGCGGCAGGTGATCGAGGTGGCTCCGCTGGCCTTCATGCGCGGACGCACCCTGAATGACTCCTTCATCATTCTGGATGAGGCGCAGAACACCACCCCCGAGCAGATGAAGATGTTCCTGACCCGCATCGGCTTTGGCTCCAAGGCTGTGGTCACTGGCGACGTCACGCAGGTGGATCTGCCAAGGGGGCAGTTGTCCGGACTGGCGCAGGCGGTGGAGGTGCTCAAGGATGTCCAGAGCGCGGAGTTCGTTTTCTTCCAGAACGCCGATGTGGTCCGCCACCCGCTGGTGGCGCGCGTGGTCCAGGCCTATCAGCGCTATGATGAGCGGACCAATGACGGCGCCTGA
- the miaB gene encoding tRNA (N6-isopentenyl adenosine(37)-C2)-methylthiotransferase MiaB produces MQKLYIKTFGCQMNEYDSAKMAEVLGASHGAVRVDTPEEADIILLNTCSIREKAEDKVYTQLGFWRPLKQARPDLIIGVGGCVASQEGEVLRRRAPFVDIVFGPQTLHRLPQMLNAARSSRRPQVDVSFPEIEKFDNLPAPRAEGPTAFVTIMEGCDKFCTFCVVPYTRGHEVSRPFEDVVAEVESLAQQGVREITLLGQNVNAYRGVMEDDVESDLALLLHRLALIPGILRLRYTTSHPNEFSDSLIDAHRDIPELVPHLHLPVQSGSDRILDLMHRKHTAAEYLDKVNRLKAARPGISLSSDFIIGFPGETEADFEATMALIEAVQFDQSFSFKFSARPGTPAADLPDTVPEAIKDARLSRLQARINELAAARSQAMVGTEQDILVTGRSRKSNQELTGRTACNRSVNFEAPERLIGHMVKVRITEALPNSLRGRVVLTDQQAHGA; encoded by the coding sequence TTGCAGAAACTCTATATCAAGACCTTCGGTTGCCAGATGAACGAGTACGATTCCGCCAAGATGGCGGAGGTGCTCGGTGCCTCGCATGGCGCGGTGCGTGTTGACACGCCCGAAGAGGCCGACATCATCCTGCTCAATACCTGTTCCATCCGCGAGAAGGCCGAGGACAAGGTCTATACCCAGCTCGGTTTCTGGCGGCCCCTGAAGCAGGCCCGGCCGGACCTGATCATCGGGGTGGGGGGCTGCGTGGCGAGCCAGGAGGGCGAGGTGCTCCGGCGCCGCGCGCCCTTCGTGGATATCGTGTTCGGCCCGCAGACCCTGCACCGCTTGCCGCAGATGCTGAATGCCGCCCGGTCCTCCCGCCGGCCGCAGGTGGATGTGAGTTTTCCCGAGATCGAGAAGTTCGACAATTTGCCTGCCCCGCGCGCCGAGGGGCCGACCGCCTTTGTGACCATCATGGAGGGCTGCGACAAGTTCTGCACCTTCTGCGTGGTGCCTTACACGCGGGGTCATGAGGTGAGCCGCCCCTTCGAGGATGTCGTGGCCGAGGTGGAATCCCTGGCGCAGCAGGGCGTGCGCGAGATCACGCTGCTGGGTCAGAACGTGAATGCCTATCGTGGCGTGATGGAGGATGATGTCGAGAGCGATCTGGCGCTGCTGCTGCATCGGCTTGCCCTGATCCCGGGCATTCTTCGCCTGCGCTATACCACTTCGCACCCCAATGAGTTCAGCGACAGCCTGATCGACGCGCACCGGGATATCCCCGAGCTGGTGCCGCACCTGCATCTGCCGGTGCAAAGCGGTTCGGATCGCATCCTGGACCTGATGCACCGCAAGCATACCGCTGCCGAGTATCTCGATAAGGTGAACCGCCTCAAGGCCGCCCGGCCCGGCATCAGTCTGTCCTCTGATTTCATCATCGGTTTCCCCGGTGAGACCGAGGCCGATTTCGAGGCGACCATGGCGCTGATCGAGGCGGTGCAGTTCGATCAGTCCTTCTCCTTCAAGTTCAGCGCCCGGCCGGGTACGCCGGCGGCCGACCTGCCGGATACCGTGCCCGAGGCCATCAAGGATGCCCGCCTGAGCCGCTTGCAGGCACGCATCAATGAGCTGGCGGCAGCGCGCTCGCAGGCCATGGTGGGTACTGAGCAGGATATCCTGGTCACTGGACGCAGTCGCAAGAGCAATCAGGAACTGACCGGGCGTACCGCCTGCAACCGCAGTGTGAACTTCGAGGCGCCGGAACGATTGATCGGCCACATGGTCAAAGTACGGATCACCGAGGCTTTGCCCAACTCCCTGCGCGGCCGGGTGGTACTCACCGATCAGCAAGCCCATGGCGCCTGA
- the wbaP gene encoding undecaprenyl-phosphate galactose phosphotransferase WbaP, with product MKVLDRPVAPTGMRPAWLAPLSRVRREKLLLAAGDLAALFLAFFLGRLGAWWWSNLSLLDTYMIWWHQQGSIRLLVFLGLSMSALLGFWNMGHYSQRKPFWDELRETWRVLLIVAAVDAVLVFLGRWEFSRVWLMTTWAFALLLVPLFRVQIKKALLRRGGWARPTAILGIGQNARDAAAALRSEPLLGYDVVAFLAPPGEQANLSEHVELPDRCIPMLALGESPETVLAYLGNPHLIVALDEGGLPRHQRTLKRLSLVYQDMNIVPTFCGLPTLGMEITHFFSHEVLMLRVRNNLGRRASQIIKRAFDIIGSALLILLLSPVFAYLAFRVRQTGECVIYGHARVGQHGQSFRCYKFRSMVPHADRVLDDLLAADEAARAEWARDFKLKDDPRITPIGAWLRKTSLDELPQLWNVLKGDMSLVGPRPVVTAELERYGEDLAYYLETRPGMTGLWQISGRNDVGYSERVFLDTWYVKNWSLWYDIVILFKTFNVVLGRKGAY from the coding sequence ATGAAGGTACTTGACCGGCCCGTTGCTCCAACGGGCATGCGTCCGGCCTGGCTTGCACCACTGAGTCGGGTGCGGCGCGAGAAATTGCTGCTAGCTGCCGGGGATCTTGCTGCGCTCTTCCTGGCTTTCTTCCTCGGCCGATTGGGCGCCTGGTGGTGGAGCAATCTATCGCTGCTGGACACCTATATGATCTGGTGGCACCAGCAGGGCTCGATTCGCCTGCTGGTTTTCCTTGGCCTGAGCATGTCGGCGCTGCTTGGTTTCTGGAATATGGGTCACTATTCCCAGCGCAAGCCCTTCTGGGATGAGCTGCGGGAGACCTGGCGCGTCCTGCTGATCGTGGCGGCGGTGGATGCCGTGCTGGTTTTCCTCGGGCGCTGGGAGTTCTCGCGGGTCTGGCTGATGACCACCTGGGCCTTCGCGCTGCTGCTGGTGCCCCTGTTTCGGGTACAGATCAAGAAAGCACTGCTCCGCAGGGGAGGCTGGGCCCGCCCGACAGCCATTCTCGGCATTGGCCAGAACGCCCGGGATGCGGCGGCGGCCCTGCGCAGCGAGCCGCTGCTGGGCTATGACGTCGTGGCTTTCCTGGCCCCGCCCGGCGAGCAGGCAAATCTCTCTGAGCACGTCGAGTTGCCAGATCGCTGCATTCCCATGCTGGCCTTGGGGGAAAGCCCTGAAACCGTCCTGGCGTATCTCGGAAATCCGCATCTGATCGTGGCCCTGGATGAGGGCGGGCTGCCGCGGCATCAGCGTACGCTCAAGCGTCTCAGCCTGGTCTACCAGGACATGAACATCGTTCCTACTTTCTGCGGTCTGCCCACCCTGGGCATGGAAATCACTCACTTCTTCAGCCACGAAGTGCTGATGCTGCGGGTGCGCAATAATCTCGGGCGTCGGGCTTCCCAGATCATCAAGCGCGCATTTGATATCATTGGATCTGCCTTGCTGATTCTGCTGTTGTCGCCGGTTTTTGCCTATCTGGCTTTCCGGGTACGTCAGACCGGTGAGTGCGTCATTTACGGTCATGCCCGCGTAGGACAGCACGGTCAGTCTTTCCGCTGTTACAAGTTCCGTTCGATGGTGCCCCATGCCGATCGGGTGCTGGACGATTTGCTCGCCGCCGATGAGGCCGCACGGGCGGAGTGGGCGCGCGACTTCAAGCTCAAGGATGATCCACGCATCACCCCCATTGGTGCCTGGTTGCGCAAGACCAGCCTGGATGAGTTGCCGCAGCTCTGGAACGTGCTCAAGGGCGACATGAGCCTGGTCGGGCCGCGCCCGGTGGTGACGGCGGAGCTGGAGCGCTACGGCGAGGACCTGGCCTATTATCTGGAGACCCGACCCGGCATGACAGGTCTCTGGCAGATCAGTGGCCGCAATGACGTTGGATATAGTGAGCGGGTGTTTCTGGATACCTGGTACGTCAAGAACTGGTCGCTGTGGTATGACATCGTCATCCTGTTCAAGACTTTCAATGTCGTGCTCGGCCGTAAGGGTGCCTACTGA
- a CDS encoding glycosyltransferase family 2 protein: protein MIDSTLPVQKLRFGIIVPTLNPGPGWRKWLITLKCQIFQPDHILVIDSGSLGDVVNVASQLGVLTHTIQPWEFDHGGTRQLGVSLLSHLDVLIFMTQDSLLADRDALGKLLGAFVDCRVGAVYGRQLPHVRARPIEAHARMFNYPNQSRIKQFADSAELGLKTVFISNSFAAYRREALMSVGGFPSGTIFGEDTIVAARMLLQGWKVAYCADAQVYHSHHYTFRQEFRRYFDVGVLHAREPWIQENFGGASGEGKRFVISELKYLLRKAPWLIPSALLRTVLKLVGYRLGKLEARLPVGLKKRLSMHRRFWERESARG from the coding sequence GTGATTGATTCTACTTTGCCTGTACAAAAGCTCAGATTTGGCATTATTGTGCCCACCTTGAACCCTGGCCCGGGTTGGCGAAAATGGCTAATTACTCTTAAATGTCAGATCTTCCAGCCAGACCACATATTGGTGATTGATTCGGGTAGCTTAGGCGATGTAGTGAATGTGGCCTCCCAACTTGGGGTCCTCACACATACTATTCAACCCTGGGAATTTGATCACGGTGGAACGCGGCAGCTGGGGGTGAGCCTGCTATCACATCTAGATGTTCTAATTTTTATGACTCAGGACTCGCTGCTTGCGGATCGGGATGCTCTGGGTAAGCTTTTGGGGGCGTTTGTGGATTGTAGAGTGGGTGCTGTCTATGGTCGGCAGTTACCGCACGTTCGGGCAAGGCCGATTGAGGCGCATGCAAGGATGTTTAACTATCCTAATCAATCCCGCATAAAGCAGTTTGCTGATTCAGCAGAGCTGGGCCTCAAGACAGTCTTTATCTCCAATTCCTTCGCAGCCTATCGTCGTGAAGCCCTGATGTCAGTAGGTGGCTTTCCCTCTGGAACTATCTTCGGTGAGGACACCATTGTTGCTGCCCGGATGCTGCTTCAGGGCTGGAAGGTTGCCTACTGCGCGGATGCTCAGGTTTATCATTCCCATCATTACACTTTTCGTCAGGAATTTCGGCGGTATTTCGATGTCGGGGTGCTGCATGCCCGTGAGCCGTGGATCCAGGAGAACTTTGGTGGCGCTTCGGGTGAGGGTAAACGCTTTGTGATTTCGGAGCTGAAATACCTACTGCGTAAGGCGCCTTGGCTGATTCCTTCTGCGCTGCTGCGCACAGTGCTGAAGCTGGTGGGGTATCGTTTGGGCAAGCTGGAGGCGCGGCTGCCGGTGGGGTTGAAGAAGCGGCTGAGCATGCATCGGCGCTTTTGGGAGCGGGAATCGGCACGCGGCTGA